The following coding sequences lie in one Megalodesulfovibrio gigas DSM 1382 = ATCC 19364 genomic window:
- a CDS encoding sensor histidine kinase, whose amino-acid sequence MHQPHGPSHPSSLAKLLAIFRASPGAPPFRAAIILGWLLLVLYCIKVEPIGALWQEIFTYSLILPILLAATTWGRLGGLGIALAAGLVAGAPLVGETSAGIPNYTYKFIYKFILFHCIGITVALLWERSKLSQENLARFLHGLPVGIFRWSFENKLTVTNPTLLNMLGYPDLESLQAVPVNQILIPSERLEVWKTSFRAGRDPGPLITQVHRADGRRIWVKIIARISMDPATGEVCYEGAVEDVTERMETDASLRKLNRQLQDIIEFLPDATFVVDASRRIVFWNKAMEEMTGRSKAEMLGKSNADYALAFYREPKSLLIDLFFEEHPEAPTRYRALERRGEAYIADVFVPHLSEGRGAHVHGIASPLRDETGALIGAIESIRDITQRVAAEEALRSARDDMERQVEARTAELRLANARLQEMDQLKSLFLSSASHELRTPLTSVLGFVKLIQRDLNRHLLPLVEGNPQVQAKAKRILDNLAIIETEGARLARLVNDLLDLNKIESGSMEWRDQPLDVHELIQNAVETLSPQLASRPNLTLEVELPHNLPNIVADGDRMAQVLVNLLSNAVKFTQQGVIRVHARTESPASLLIRVQDSGVGIPKASLPHIFNKFYQTEEAALLPSSMRGSGLGLTICRQIVEHYGGRIWAESEPGKGSTFLVRLPLPCDSPLCGMTVTDRPQ is encoded by the coding sequence ATGCACCAGCCACACGGCCCTTCCCATCCCTCCAGCCTGGCGAAACTGCTTGCGATTTTTCGCGCCTCGCCGGGGGCCCCCCCTTTCAGGGCCGCGATTATCCTGGGCTGGCTGCTGCTGGTGCTGTACTGCATCAAGGTGGAACCCATCGGCGCGCTGTGGCAGGAAATCTTCACGTATTCCCTCATTCTCCCCATCCTGCTGGCAGCCACCACCTGGGGCCGCCTGGGCGGTCTCGGCATTGCCCTGGCCGCTGGACTGGTGGCCGGCGCTCCCCTGGTGGGCGAAACCTCAGCCGGCATACCTAATTATACATATAAATTTATCTACAAGTTTATCCTGTTTCACTGCATCGGCATTACCGTCGCCCTGCTCTGGGAGCGCAGCAAATTGAGTCAGGAGAATCTGGCCCGCTTTCTCCACGGGCTTCCGGTGGGCATTTTCCGGTGGTCCTTCGAAAACAAACTCACCGTGACCAACCCGACCCTGCTGAACATGCTGGGCTATCCGGACCTGGAGAGCCTGCAGGCGGTGCCCGTCAATCAGATCCTCATCCCTTCCGAACGCCTGGAGGTCTGGAAGACCAGCTTCCGGGCCGGGCGCGATCCCGGCCCCCTCATCACCCAGGTGCACCGCGCGGACGGACGGCGGATTTGGGTCAAAATCATTGCCAGGATTTCCATGGACCCCGCCACCGGCGAAGTCTGCTACGAAGGGGCGGTGGAGGACGTGACCGAGCGCATGGAGACGGATGCCTCCCTGCGTAAGCTCAACAGACAGCTACAAGATATTATTGAATTCCTACCGGACGCCACCTTTGTGGTGGATGCCAGCCGGCGCATTGTGTTCTGGAACAAGGCCATGGAGGAGATGACCGGCCGCAGCAAGGCGGAAATGCTGGGCAAAAGCAATGCCGACTACGCCTTGGCCTTTTATCGCGAGCCGAAATCCCTGCTCATTGACCTGTTTTTCGAGGAGCATCCCGAGGCGCCGACGCGCTACAGGGCACTGGAGCGCCGCGGGGAGGCATACATTGCGGATGTGTTCGTCCCGCATCTGTCCGAAGGTCGTGGCGCGCATGTGCACGGCATCGCCTCGCCCCTGCGCGATGAGACCGGGGCACTCATCGGGGCCATTGAATCCATCCGGGACATCACCCAGCGCGTGGCCGCGGAAGAAGCCCTGCGCAGCGCCAGGGACGACATGGAGCGCCAGGTGGAGGCCCGCACCGCGGAACTGCGGCTGGCCAACGCCCGGCTGCAGGAAATGGATCAGCTCAAGTCCCTGTTTCTTTCGTCCGCATCGCACGAGCTGCGCACGCCCCTGACCTCGGTGCTCGGCTTCGTCAAACTCATCCAGCGCGACCTGAACCGCCACCTGCTACCCCTGGTGGAGGGCAACCCCCAGGTGCAGGCCAAGGCCAAGCGAATCCTGGATAATCTGGCCATCATCGAAACCGAGGGCGCCCGGCTGGCCCGGCTGGTAAACGATCTGCTGGATTTGAACAAGATTGAATCCGGCAGCATGGAATGGCGGGATCAGCCCCTGGATGTGCACGAACTCATTCAGAATGCCGTGGAAACGCTTTCTCCGCAGCTTGCCTCCCGGCCCAATCTCACACTGGAAGTGGAGCTGCCGCACAACCTGCCCAACATCGTGGCCGATGGCGACCGCATGGCCCAGGTGCTGGTGAACCTGCTCTCCAATGCCGTGAAGTTCACGCAGCAAGGGGTGATCCGGGTACATGCCAGGACTGAATCCCCGGCCAGTCTGCTCATCCGGGTGCAGGACTCCGGCGTGGGCATCCCCAAGGCCTCCCTGCCGCACATCTTCAATAAATTCTATCAGACGGAAGAGGCCGCCCTGCTCCCCTCCTCCATGCGCGGGTCCGGCCTGGGCCTGACCATCTGCCGGCAGATTGTGGAGCACTACGGCGGCCGCATCTGGGCGGAATCGGAACCCGGCAAGGGCTCCACCTTTCTGGTGCGGCTGCCCCTGCCCTGCGACTCGCCCCTGTGCGGCATGACCGTGACAGACCGGCCGCAGTAA
- the qrcA gene encoding menaquinone reductase multiheme cytochrome c subunit QrcA: MEEKRAHNADTGGQCSVLGGFLPFGLGLVLSLLVGWWLSPKLLFSEQSQPVAFNHKIHKEEAGMTCSDCHYFRADGSYSGIPETKECADCHEYPVGSSTREREYVNEYVKKGQEPDWKVYQMQPDNVFFSHAAHSLENCGQCHTDWTEKELCSTSGCHPDIGDSETPPKYSANRISGYSANTMKMWACEYCHALPDHRAYNANNNACFTCHK; encoded by the coding sequence ATGGAGGAGAAGCGCGCGCACAACGCTGACACCGGCGGCCAGTGCTCGGTCCTGGGCGGCTTTCTGCCCTTCGGACTAGGCTTGGTCTTGTCTCTGCTCGTAGGATGGTGGCTTTCCCCGAAGCTGCTATTCAGCGAACAGTCCCAACCAGTCGCCTTCAACCACAAGATCCACAAGGAAGAGGCAGGGATGACGTGCTCCGACTGCCACTACTTCCGGGCGGATGGCTCCTACAGTGGCATTCCTGAGACCAAGGAATGTGCCGACTGCCACGAGTATCCCGTGGGCAGTTCCACCAGGGAGCGCGAGTACGTGAACGAGTATGTGAAGAAGGGGCAGGAGCCGGATTGGAAGGTGTACCAGATGCAGCCTGACAACGTCTTCTTCAGCCATGCCGCCCACAGTCTGGAGAATTGCGGTCAGTGCCACACGGACTGGACCGAAAAAGAACTCTGCAGCACGAGCGGCTGTCACCCCGACATTGGCGATTCTGAAACTCCGCCCAAGTATTCGGCGAACCGCATCAGCGGGTACAGCGCAAACACCATGAAGATGTGGGCCTGCGAATACTGCCATGCCTTGCCGGATCATCGCGCCTACAACGCCAACAACAACGCATGCTTCACGTGCCATAAGTAA
- the qrcD gene encoding menaquinone reductase integral membrane subunit QrcD, translating into MDKALLPEGCPRCSLGKFLIWMGVLAVVLAWGGYWMARIFLFGIGETALDNTFGFGLWITFDLAVIALGAGAFFTGLLRYILNIDPLKHIINLAVIIGFICYSGAMIVLALDVGQPLRSWFGFWHANVHSMLVEVMFCITCYLMVLAIEYVPIILENRQLNKIPFLHNMAHNFHLIMPLFAGMGAFLSFFHQGSLGGMYGVLFSRPYSYRPGFFIWPWTFFLFVLSAVASGPVFTMLIATVIEKASGRKMVDFKIKALMGKIAGTMLLVYVPLKIMDTWGWATSVLPEMGLNFSDLFHGVVYGQWQLWTEIVICGVIPMIMLNVKSIRENPMWLYTAAILDCIGVSINRYVFTVQGLAAPVMPFDQWELYIPNEAEWAPTFLVIAYGAVLISLSYRYLPVFPQEKALNAAK; encoded by the coding sequence ATGGATAAGGCGTTGCTCCCTGAGGGCTGCCCTCGGTGCTCCCTGGGCAAGTTCCTGATCTGGATGGGTGTCCTGGCCGTGGTGCTGGCCTGGGGCGGCTACTGGATGGCCCGGATCTTCCTGTTCGGCATCGGTGAGACCGCGTTGGACAACACCTTCGGCTTCGGGCTGTGGATCACCTTCGACCTCGCGGTGATTGCCCTGGGCGCCGGCGCGTTCTTCACCGGCCTGCTGCGGTATATTCTGAACATTGATCCGCTCAAGCACATCATCAACTTGGCAGTCATCATCGGCTTCATCTGCTACTCCGGGGCCATGATCGTCCTCGCCCTGGACGTGGGGCAGCCGCTGCGCTCCTGGTTCGGCTTCTGGCATGCCAACGTCCACTCCATGCTGGTGGAAGTGATGTTCTGCATCACCTGCTACCTCATGGTCCTGGCCATTGAGTATGTGCCCATCATCCTGGAAAACCGCCAGTTGAACAAGATTCCCTTCCTGCACAACATGGCGCACAACTTCCACCTGATCATGCCGCTGTTCGCCGGCATGGGCGCCTTCCTGTCGTTCTTCCACCAGGGCTCCCTGGGCGGCATGTACGGCGTGCTCTTCAGCCGGCCGTACTCCTACCGCCCCGGGTTCTTCATCTGGCCCTGGACGTTCTTCCTCTTCGTGCTCTCCGCCGTGGCCTCCGGTCCGGTGTTCACCATGCTTATTGCCACGGTCATCGAAAAGGCCTCTGGCCGCAAGATGGTGGACTTCAAGATCAAGGCCCTGATGGGCAAAATCGCCGGCACCATGCTGCTGGTGTACGTGCCTCTCAAGATCATGGATACCTGGGGCTGGGCCACCAGCGTGCTGCCGGAAATGGGCCTGAACTTCAGCGACCTGTTCCACGGCGTTGTGTATGGCCAGTGGCAGCTGTGGACGGAAATCGTCATCTGCGGCGTGATCCCCATGATCATGCTCAATGTGAAGTCCATCCGCGAGAATCCCATGTGGCTGTACACCGCCGCCATCCTGGACTGCATCGGCGTCAGCATCAACCGCTACGTCTTCACCGTCCAGGGCCTGGCAGCACCGGTCATGCCCTTCGATCAGTGGGAACTCTACATCCCCAACGAAGCCGAATGGGCCCCGACCTTCCTGGTCATCGCCTACGGCGCAGTGCTCATCTCCCTGTCGTACCGCTACCTGCCGGTCTTCCCGCAGGAAAAGGCGCTCAACGCCGCCAAGTAA
- the qrcC gene encoding menaquinone reductase iron-sulfur cluster-binding subunit QrcC translates to MSGAQQSFKILWGMAIDLDKCTGCGACMVACQAENNLAPEKDASNKRRVMNWLKVYELSNGKAFPDHDTAFLPRPCQQCGNPACVPVCPATVTKKDEEGGIVSQVYPRCFGCRYCMAACPYKARYFNWYDPEWPQGWDKTLSPDVSVRPRGVVEKCTFCHHRWMKAKDKARVAGNDPYDLPEGAYVTACTESCPNGAIVFGDLNNPKHLVHKLAHSEYAFRLLERLGMDPQVYYLSRREWVRRLGDHHLDNEKTGDFTPLGGGHHG, encoded by the coding sequence ATGTCAGGCGCTCAACAATCGTTCAAGATCCTCTGGGGGATGGCCATCGACCTGGACAAGTGCACGGGCTGCGGCGCGTGCATGGTGGCCTGCCAGGCTGAAAACAACCTGGCTCCCGAAAAGGATGCGTCCAATAAGCGGCGAGTCATGAACTGGCTCAAGGTCTATGAACTCTCCAACGGCAAGGCCTTCCCGGATCACGACACTGCCTTCCTGCCCCGGCCCTGCCAGCAGTGCGGCAACCCGGCCTGCGTGCCCGTGTGCCCGGCGACGGTGACCAAGAAGGACGAAGAGGGCGGCATCGTCAGTCAGGTGTACCCCCGCTGCTTCGGCTGCCGGTACTGCATGGCGGCATGTCCTTACAAGGCCCGGTACTTCAACTGGTACGATCCCGAGTGGCCCCAGGGTTGGGACAAGACCCTGAGCCCCGACGTCAGCGTGCGGCCCCGCGGCGTGGTGGAGAAGTGCACCTTCTGCCATCATCGCTGGATGAAAGCCAAGGACAAGGCCCGGGTGGCCGGCAACGATCCGTACGATCTGCCCGAAGGCGCGTACGTGACTGCCTGCACCGAATCTTGCCCCAACGGCGCCATCGTGTTTGGCGATCTCAACAATCCCAAGCACCTGGTGCACAAGCTGGCCCATAGCGAATACGCCTTCCGGCTCCTGGAACGGCTGGGCATGGACCCGCAGGTGTACTACCTGAGCCGTCGTGAGTGGGTGCGCCGCCTGGGCGACCACCACCTTGACAACGAAAAAACTGGTGACTTCACGCCTCTCGGAGGAGGACATCATGGATAA
- a CDS encoding AEC family transporter — MTILLPLFACMALGWGCSQWRLLPETLWPDVERLTYYLLLPAMLLSTLAAAPTVTAEGLPAVSMAGALISAVVGVTGLGLFLQARLRFDGPEFSSIFQGSMRPNIYVGLAAAAALFGQEGLTLSAVALLVMIPMVNLLCVPVVSFFGCRGDYGAGHIVLSILKNPLLLACAAGLGINLAGLPLPEPVFETIRLLGGAALPLGLMAVGAGLTIKELPRSWQPVLVSCLLKFVALPGLTWLACSLYRTPPRAAAICVLFAAVPAAASASVLARQLGGDDRLMAAIITGQTILAVATVPATIYLLG, encoded by the coding sequence GTGACCATATTGCTTCCCCTTTTCGCCTGCATGGCCCTGGGCTGGGGCTGCAGCCAGTGGCGACTGCTGCCGGAAACACTCTGGCCTGACGTCGAACGGCTGACCTATTACCTCTTGCTCCCCGCCATGCTGCTTTCCACCCTGGCGGCCGCCCCCACGGTGACCGCAGAAGGCCTGCCGGCCGTCTCCATGGCCGGGGCCCTCATCTCCGCCGTGGTGGGCGTCACCGGGCTGGGGCTGTTCCTGCAGGCCCGCTTGCGCTTTGACGGGCCGGAGTTCTCCTCCATCTTCCAGGGGTCCATGCGCCCCAACATCTATGTGGGCCTGGCGGCGGCGGCGGCCCTCTTCGGGCAGGAAGGACTGACCCTGTCTGCCGTGGCCCTGCTGGTCATGATTCCCATGGTCAACCTACTGTGCGTGCCGGTGGTGTCGTTCTTTGGCTGCCGCGGGGATTACGGCGCCGGGCACATTGTCCTGTCCATCCTGAAAAATCCGCTGCTGCTGGCCTGCGCGGCAGGGCTTGGCATCAACCTCGCGGGCCTGCCCCTGCCGGAGCCGGTGTTTGAGACCATCCGCCTGCTGGGCGGCGCGGCTCTGCCCCTGGGGCTCATGGCCGTGGGCGCGGGCCTGACGATCAAGGAACTCCCCCGCTCCTGGCAGCCGGTGCTGGTCTCCTGCCTGCTCAAATTCGTGGCCCTGCCGGGCCTGACCTGGCTGGCCTGCTCCCTGTACCGCACCCCGCCCCGGGCGGCGGCCATCTGCGTGCTGTTCGCCGCCGTGCCGGCAGCGGCCTCCGCCTCGGTGCTGGCACGCCAGCTTGGCGGCGACGACCGGCTGATGGCGGCCATCATCACCGGACAAACCATCCTGGCCGTCGCCACCGTGCCGGCCACCATTTATCTGCTGGGCTGA
- a CDS encoding GspE/PulE family protein yields MRQARMVQRKSGLKLAEYLRHQGKLKEDELMEYVANQLQIDKYSVEKYPVDTSLSRILPMDVARKHHVAVLRQKGSMIWLATSDPLNVGMLDILEKSTKFDIEPVYCPKGELDELLFQYYGKTTDMKDLMGAIEEFHVERDEELIAEGLGDISLAALEDAPIVRLVNQVLSQAVAENASDIHISPQRDRVQLRFRIDGVLREYPAPPKSVFMQFVSRMKLLANMDISVTRVPQDGRFSFNVQTKEVNVRVSALPTIYGENMVLRLLMKARKSLSLEDLGMNEEDQRRLEENLYKSYGMLLACGPTGSGKTTLLYAMLARVDKPEINIITLEDPVETRVDTIRQVQLNRKAGMTFASGLKSILRQDPDVLMVGEIRDQETAQIAIEAAMTGHRLLSTVHTNDAPGAITRFIDMGIEPFLISSTLLITVGQRLVRRNCRYCLMEYQPSQPMVDALHLKRPIPFMKGKGCPRCRDTGYAGRVGVYEALSIDEEIQEMIVGRKSSKEIGRTASAAKKFRSMKHDALTKVAKGITTLEEAAPILFM; encoded by the coding sequence ATGCGCCAGGCCCGGATGGTGCAGCGCAAGTCCGGGCTCAAGCTGGCCGAATACTTGCGCCATCAGGGCAAGCTCAAAGAAGACGAGCTGATGGAGTATGTGGCCAATCAGCTCCAGATAGACAAGTATTCCGTCGAAAAATATCCTGTCGATACGTCCCTCTCTCGCATCTTGCCCATGGATGTGGCCCGCAAGCACCATGTGGCTGTGTTGCGGCAGAAGGGCAGCATGATCTGGCTGGCCACCTCGGACCCCCTGAATGTGGGCATGCTGGACATCCTGGAGAAGTCCACAAAGTTTGATATAGAGCCCGTCTACTGTCCCAAGGGCGAGCTGGACGAGCTGCTCTTCCAGTACTACGGCAAGACGACGGACATGAAAGACCTCATGGGCGCCATCGAGGAATTTCATGTCGAACGAGACGAGGAGCTCATTGCCGAGGGCCTGGGGGACATCTCCCTGGCTGCCCTGGAAGATGCGCCCATCGTCCGCCTGGTGAACCAGGTGCTTTCCCAGGCCGTGGCGGAAAACGCCTCAGATATTCACATCAGCCCCCAGCGCGACCGCGTGCAGCTGCGTTTTCGTATCGATGGCGTGCTGCGGGAGTATCCGGCCCCGCCCAAGTCCGTGTTCATGCAGTTTGTTTCCCGCATGAAGCTGCTGGCGAACATGGATATTTCCGTCACCCGCGTTCCCCAGGACGGCCGTTTTTCCTTCAATGTCCAGACCAAGGAAGTCAACGTCCGCGTTTCCGCCCTGCCCACCATCTATGGCGAGAACATGGTGTTGCGTCTGCTCATGAAGGCCCGCAAGTCCCTGAGCCTCGAAGACCTGGGCATGAACGAGGAGGACCAGCGGCGGCTGGAAGAAAATCTGTACAAATCCTATGGGATGCTCCTGGCCTGCGGCCCCACCGGCAGCGGCAAGACCACCCTGCTGTATGCCATGCTGGCCCGCGTGGACAAGCCGGAGATCAACATCATCACCCTGGAAGATCCCGTGGAAACCCGGGTGGACACCATCCGCCAGGTGCAGCTGAACCGCAAGGCCGGCATGACCTTCGCCTCGGGCCTCAAGTCCATCCTGCGTCAGGACCCGGATGTGCTGATGGTGGGGGAAATCCGGGATCAGGAAACCGCCCAGATCGCCATTGAGGCCGCCATGACCGGCCACCGCCTGCTTTCCACCGTACACACCAACGATGCCCCCGGCGCCATCACCCGGTTTATTGATATGGGCATTGAGCCCTTCCTCATCTCCTCCACCCTGCTCATCACCGTGGGGCAGCGTCTGGTGCGCCGCAACTGCCGCTACTGCCTCATGGAATACCAGCCGTCACAGCCCATGGTGGACGCCTTGCACCTCAAGCGGCCCATTCCGTTCATGAAGGGCAAAGGCTGCCCCCGCTGCCGCGACACGGGCTATGCCGGCCGTGTGGGCGTATACGAGGCCCTGTCCATCGACGAAGAGATTCAGGAGATGATCGTGGGCCGCAAATCCTCCAAGGAAATCGGCCGGACCGCCTCGGCGGCCAAGAAGTTTCGCTCCATGAAGCACGACGCCCTGACCAAGGTGGCCAAAGGCATCACCACCCTGGAAGAAGCCGCGCCCATTCTGTTCATGTGA
- the qrcB gene encoding menaquinone reductase molybdopterin-binding-like subunit QrcB, with protein sequence MGIDRRSIVKLLIGGAVGSMFTPVPWKLTDDISIWTQNWPWVPKNIRGTDAFVPTVSKLCPSATAMLVRTVSGRPVRTIGNPEHPLSGGKISPLAATEVQLLYSPSRIKRPLRKAADGGWKEISWTDALALLDEKLGFVKGSATRLAVISGDQTGTVNEVLSGFTASMGSKQFFLMPSEAQTLARAWELMGGAGMPGFETAGSDYVLALGADILESWGPSTRTRRAYSAARPHGETPAATYAYVGPSCTNTAVGADIWVAAKPGTQAIVALGLANLLIKAGATSQAPDFAAFKTLAARFEPATVAQLAGVSEANLVMLAEGLQKAKAPVVIPGSESGQGGSAAAAAAGMALNLLLGAYNQKTGLRAVPEFAPVVEKAMPRKAVMANDLAAYMQTLAGDEKARPEVLITYEANPVYALPGDVAGVVAKIPFKVAIAQFMDETATMADLILPSPLGLERYDDVATPIGCGTAIYCLNKPVIDAVNPGANIHGGDVILGLAAKQNANLGFNSFKDVLAAKAKAVGANAADLAAGKAFVGEAVTGGQPSLAAEAIAKSLEIKAPEGAYALAVVNKLGFGTATTAVPPQNLKLIREYELADTLMYVHLNKATAAKAGVAQGQKITLKAGEGKAIPALVNISEMVMDGVVMAPCNFGHTAFDEFAKNKGANVARLFTAQVEPGTGLSIWTQTGVAIEKA encoded by the coding sequence ATGGGAATCGATAGACGCAGCATTGTGAAATTGCTGATCGGCGGGGCAGTGGGGAGCATGTTCACCCCGGTCCCCTGGAAGCTCACCGACGACATCTCCATCTGGACGCAGAACTGGCCCTGGGTGCCCAAGAACATCCGCGGCACGGATGCCTTTGTGCCCACAGTGAGCAAGCTGTGCCCTTCTGCCACGGCCATGCTGGTGCGCACCGTGAGTGGTCGCCCTGTGCGGACCATCGGCAACCCGGAGCATCCGCTTTCCGGCGGTAAAATTTCTCCGCTGGCCGCCACGGAAGTGCAGCTCCTGTACAGCCCCTCCCGCATCAAGCGGCCCCTGCGCAAGGCGGCCGATGGTGGCTGGAAGGAAATCTCCTGGACTGACGCCCTGGCCCTGCTGGACGAGAAGCTCGGCTTCGTCAAGGGCTCTGCCACCCGGCTTGCGGTCATTTCCGGCGACCAGACCGGCACCGTGAATGAGGTGCTCTCCGGCTTTACCGCCTCCATGGGCTCCAAGCAGTTTTTCCTCATGCCCTCCGAGGCCCAGACCTTGGCCCGTGCCTGGGAACTGATGGGCGGCGCTGGCATGCCGGGCTTCGAAACTGCCGGCAGCGACTACGTGCTGGCCCTGGGCGCGGACATCCTGGAGTCCTGGGGGCCGTCCACGCGTACCCGCCGGGCCTACAGCGCAGCCCGTCCCCATGGCGAGACCCCTGCCGCCACCTATGCGTATGTTGGGCCCAGCTGCACCAACACCGCCGTGGGTGCGGACATCTGGGTGGCAGCCAAGCCGGGAACCCAGGCGATCGTGGCCCTGGGGCTGGCCAACCTGCTCATCAAGGCCGGCGCCACCTCGCAGGCTCCTGATTTCGCCGCCTTCAAGACCCTGGCGGCCCGGTTCGAGCCGGCCACCGTGGCCCAGCTTGCCGGCGTGTCCGAAGCCAATCTGGTCATGCTGGCCGAAGGTCTGCAGAAAGCCAAGGCGCCGGTGGTCATCCCCGGTTCCGAATCCGGCCAGGGCGGCAGCGCGGCTGCAGCCGCTGCCGGCATGGCGCTGAACCTGCTGCTGGGCGCCTACAACCAGAAGACCGGCCTGCGCGCCGTGCCTGAGTTCGCCCCGGTGGTGGAAAAGGCCATGCCCCGCAAGGCCGTGATGGCCAACGATCTGGCTGCCTACATGCAGACCCTGGCCGGCGACGAAAAAGCCCGGCCCGAAGTGCTCATCACCTACGAAGCCAACCCCGTCTATGCCCTGCCGGGCGACGTGGCCGGCGTGGTGGCCAAGATTCCCTTCAAGGTCGCCATCGCCCAGTTCATGGACGAAACCGCCACCATGGCGGACCTGATCCTGCCCTCGCCCCTGGGCCTCGAACGCTATGACGACGTGGCCACCCCCATCGGGTGCGGCACGGCCATCTACTGCCTGAACAAGCCCGTCATCGACGCCGTGAATCCCGGCGCGAACATCCATGGCGGGGATGTCATCCTGGGGCTGGCTGCCAAGCAGAATGCCAACCTGGGCTTCAATTCCTTCAAGGACGTGCTGGCCGCCAAGGCCAAGGCCGTGGGCGCCAATGCCGCAGACCTTGCTGCCGGCAAGGCCTTTGTCGGCGAGGCCGTCACCGGCGGGCAGCCTTCCCTGGCGGCGGAAGCCATTGCCAAGAGCCTGGAAATCAAGGCCCCCGAAGGCGCATATGCCCTGGCCGTGGTGAACAAGCTGGGCTTCGGCACAGCCACCACTGCGGTGCCCCCGCAGAACCTCAAGCTCATCCGCGAATACGAACTCGCGGATACCTTGATGTACGTGCACCTGAACAAGGCCACTGCCGCCAAGGCCGGGGTTGCCCAGGGCCAGAAGATCACCCTCAAGGCTGGCGAAGGCAAGGCGATTCCCGCCCTGGTGAACATCAGTGAAATGGTCATGGACGGCGTGGTGATGGCTCCCTGCAACTTCGGCCACACGGCGTTCGACGAGTTCGCCAAGAACAAGGGCGCCAACGTGGCCCGGTTGTTCACGGCCCAGGTCGAGCCCGGCACCGGCCTTTCCATCTGGACCCAGACCGGCGTCGCAATCGAAAAAGCCTAA
- a CDS encoding EAL and HDOD domain-containing protein, translating into MAEHTLETSKDGTAALYVDTFFARQPIFDADKNIWGYALLYRHSSDATQARFDDKDIATLTVISNAIMNLPKGEERIKKLCINFTEESILRRVPRTLPASSTILLVEESFGHRAEVLATLGELKALGFQVALNDFTGDPEAQGLLELADIVFIDILSKEVPRLKELTILAQSHHAVLGAKRVEDIRQFEFLRKVGYTLFQGFFFEKPVIVPGRKLTSNQISRLMLFKVLEKENPDFAEIARVIETDVSISYRLLALTNSANFSLSRKVDSIRQALVLLGMKQIKSWLWLIFLTDITPKHKTSELPYLSAIRAKFLERTALNHDLPIAKADLLYLLGLFSLLEAMLDVPFKEISKNLPLDDDLTAALSGETNGYTPWLNMARYFERGEWDNIDGVITSLDLDPMTVANSYAEALTWAKTIQGEGI; encoded by the coding sequence ATGGCCGAGCACACCCTGGAAACGAGCAAGGACGGGACCGCCGCCTTGTACGTGGACACCTTCTTCGCCCGTCAACCCATTTTTGACGCGGACAAGAATATCTGGGGATACGCCCTGCTCTACCGGCATTCCTCCGATGCCACGCAGGCGCGCTTTGACGACAAGGACATTGCCACCCTCACAGTCATTTCCAATGCCATCATGAATCTTCCCAAAGGGGAAGAGCGCATCAAAAAACTGTGCATCAATTTCACCGAGGAAAGCATCCTGCGCCGGGTGCCGCGCACCCTGCCCGCCTCCAGCACCATCCTGCTGGTGGAAGAGAGCTTCGGCCACCGCGCCGAGGTGCTCGCCACCCTCGGCGAGCTCAAGGCCCTTGGCTTTCAGGTGGCGCTGAACGACTTTACCGGCGACCCCGAGGCCCAGGGCCTGCTGGAGCTGGCGGATATCGTCTTCATCGACATCCTGAGCAAGGAGGTCCCCCGCCTCAAGGAGCTGACCATCCTGGCCCAGTCGCACCATGCCGTGCTCGGCGCCAAGCGGGTGGAGGACATCCGGCAGTTCGAGTTCCTGCGCAAGGTGGGCTACACGCTGTTCCAGGGCTTTTTCTTTGAAAAACCGGTCATTGTGCCGGGCCGCAAGCTCACGTCCAATCAAATCTCCCGGCTCATGCTCTTCAAGGTGCTGGAGAAGGAAAACCCGGATTTTGCGGAAATCGCCCGGGTCATCGAAACGGACGTCTCCATCAGCTACCGGCTGCTGGCCCTCACCAACTCCGCCAACTTCAGCCTCTCCCGCAAGGTGGACAGCATCCGCCAGGCCCTGGTGCTCCTGGGCATGAAGCAGATCAAGAGCTGGCTGTGGCTCATCTTCCTGACGGACATTACCCCCAAGCACAAAACCTCCGAGCTGCCGTACCTCTCCGCCATCCGCGCCAAGTTTCTGGAACGCACCGCCTTGAACCACGATCTTCCCATCGCCAAGGCCGACCTGCTGTACCTGCTGGGCCTGTTCTCCCTGCTGGAAGCCATGCTGGATGTGCCGTTCAAGGAAATTTCCAAAAACCTGCCCCTGGATGACGACCTGACCGCAGCCCTGAGCGGCGAGACCAACGGGTACACGCCGTGGCTGAACATGGCCCGGTATTTCGAACGCGGGGAATGGGACAACATCGATGGCGTCATCACGTCCCTGGACCTGGACCCCATGACCGTGGCAAATTCCTATGCCGAGGCCCTCACCTGGGCCAAGACCATCCAGGGCGAGGGAATCTAG